The following proteins come from a genomic window of SAR202 cluster bacterium:
- a CDS encoding phosphoribosyl-AMP cyclohydrolase, with translation MEKLIDQNEVEDFLRSWKDGVLGIARAYREDKNYKEVAKSFIQTHYAFEDGDVLFKPTYTTEVVFRNNLESALSYFIAGNISEDSGFAIKPWEDINVSNISFLIEDGLCAVHGVLYLKSLNSNNQTKIAFTFILDKINESLKIKVHHSSPLT, from the coding sequence ATGGAGAAATTAATCGATCAAAATGAAGTAGAAGATTTCCTTAGATCATGGAAAGATGGTGTGCTTGGGATTGCGAGAGCTTATCGAGAAGACAAAAATTATAAAGAGGTAGCCAAATCTTTTATCCAGACACATTATGCTTTTGAAGATGGCGATGTTTTATTCAAACCAACCTATACAACTGAAGTCGTTTTCAGAAATAATCTTGAATCTGCTTTATCATACTTTATTGCTGGCAATATTTCTGAAGATTCTGGTTTTGCCATAAAACCCTGGGAAGATATCAATGTTTCAAACATTAGTTTTTTAATTGAAGATGGTTTATGTGCAGTTCATGGAGTACTATACTTGAAGTCATTAAATTCTAATAATCAAACTAAAATAGCATTTACATTTATTCTGGATAAGATTAATGAAAGTTTGAAAATTAAAGTTCATCATTCTTCTCCATTGACTTAA
- the sucD gene encoding succinate--CoA ligase subunit alpha, translating into MSILVNNKTKLVVQGITGREGSFHALRCKNYGTNLVAGVTPGQGGNKFDETVPIFDTVEEAVRMTGANTSLIFVPPPFAIEAISESIDSGIEVIACITEGVPALDSLKIYNYLQNSPSILVGPNCPGMISPNDHCKVGIMPGSIHLPGRIGVVSRSGTLTYEAVGQLSNLGIGQSTCVGIGGDSITGTSFIDMLEMFEKDDDTDAVVLIGEIGGTKEQEAAEYIKTNFHKPIFGLIVGASAPRGKRMGHAGAIITGKSARASEKVKALSSAGVEIIPTTSDIGNTVKYSLKL; encoded by the coding sequence ATGAGTATTTTAGTAAATAATAAAACTAAATTGGTTGTACAGGGAATTACTGGTAGGGAAGGTAGTTTCCACGCCTTAAGGTGTAAAAACTATGGAACAAACTTAGTAGCAGGAGTAACTCCAGGTCAAGGTGGTAATAAGTTTGACGAGACCGTACCAATTTTTGATACTGTGGAAGAAGCAGTTCGTATGACTGGGGCAAATACTTCTTTGATATTTGTGCCTCCACCATTTGCAATTGAAGCAATATCGGAGTCTATAGATTCAGGAATTGAGGTAATTGCTTGCATTACAGAAGGTGTACCAGCTTTAGATTCCTTAAAAATTTATAATTATTTACAAAACTCACCATCTATTTTGGTTGGTCCTAATTGTCCTGGAATGATTTCTCCTAATGACCATTGTAAAGTTGGAATTATGCCTGGAAGTATTCATTTGCCTGGAAGAATAGGTGTTGTATCAAGAAGTGGAACTTTAACCTATGAAGCAGTAGGGCAATTAAGTAATTTGGGAATTGGTCAATCGACATGTGTAGGAATTGGTGGTGATTCAATTACTGGAACATCATTTATTGATATGTTAGAAATGTTTGAAAAAGATGATGATACTGATGCTGTAGTTTTAATTGGGGAAATAGGTGGAACAAAAGAACAAGAAGCAGCTGAATATATTAAAACTAATTTTCACAAACCCATTTTTGGTTTAATTGTAGGAGCTAGTGCTCCTAGAGGTAAACGTATGGGGCATGCTGGTGCAATAATAACGGGAAAATCTGCTAGAGCATCAGAAAAAGTTAAGGCTCTTTCTTCTGCAGGCGTAGAAATTATTCCAACAACTAGTGACATAGGAAACACTGTAAAATACTCATTAAAATTATAA
- the sucC gene encoding ADP-forming succinate--CoA ligase subunit beta, translated as MNIHEFQAKKLFADYSIPVPEGSVATTPQEAIEISGIYNNKVVVKAQIHAGGRGKAGGVKLFSDSKEIESFSANLLGSNLITAQTGKSGVPVNKLLVEKIYDIHREIYLAIIIDAVTKSIICVASEFGGVNIEEVAESNPDKIFTVVADPILGLQPYKLRLLAKKLNITSDLIRSFSGLATSAYNLFVENDCSMVEINPLVITNDRLLLALDAKVNIDDDALFRHPELVHLRDINQEDERETRADKSNINYVKLDGNVGCLVNGAGLAMATMDVISESGSQPANFLDIGGGSDEDKVAEAMKIICSDTDVDKIFVNLFGGILRCDVAARGIVQASKETTIPPIIVRMLGTNADEGAQILLDSSLEVKLIHDLHDARKEFLKS; from the coding sequence ATGAATATCCATGAATTTCAAGCAAAAAAACTCTTTGCAGATTACTCTATACCTGTTCCAGAAGGTTCTGTCGCTACAACTCCTCAAGAAGCAATTGAAATTTCGGGTATCTATAATAATAAAGTCGTTGTTAAAGCACAAATTCATGCAGGTGGAAGAGGTAAGGCTGGCGGCGTAAAATTATTTTCTGATTCAAAAGAAATTGAATCCTTTTCAGCTAATTTATTAGGATCTAATTTAATTACTGCCCAAACTGGTAAATCAGGGGTTCCAGTCAATAAACTATTAGTAGAAAAGATTTATGATATTCATCGTGAGATTTATCTAGCAATAATTATTGATGCTGTGACAAAATCGATAATTTGTGTTGCTAGTGAATTTGGTGGGGTCAATATTGAAGAAGTTGCGGAGAGCAATCCAGATAAAATATTTACAGTTGTTGCAGACCCAATATTAGGATTGCAACCATATAAATTAAGACTATTGGCTAAAAAATTAAATATTACTAGTGACCTTATTCGGTCTTTTTCCGGGTTAGCCACGAGTGCTTACAACCTTTTTGTTGAGAATGATTGTTCTATGGTTGAGATAAATCCTTTGGTAATAACAAATGACAGATTACTTCTTGCTTTGGATGCGAAAGTAAATATTGATGATGATGCATTATTTAGACATCCAGAATTAGTACACTTAAGAGATATTAATCAAGAGGACGAGAGAGAAACTCGCGCGGATAAAAGCAATATTAATTATGTGAAATTAGATGGTAATGTTGGCTGCTTAGTTAATGGAGCAGGGCTTGCAATGGCCACAATGGATGTAATTTCAGAATCTGGTTCACAACCCGCTAACTTTTTAGATATAGGTGGCGGATCAGATGAAGATAAAGTTGCTGAAGCTATGAAAATAATTTGTTCAGATACTGATGTTGATAAAATATTCGTAAATCTTTTTGGAGGTATCCTGCGGTGTGATGTAGCAGCCCGAGGAATTGTTCAAGCTAGTAAAGAAACAACAATACCACCAATTATTGTAAGAATGCTGGGGACAAATGCTGATGAAGGGGCACAAATATTATTAGATTCATCATTAGAGGTTAAATTAATTCATGATTTACATGATGCTAGGAAAGAGTTTTTAAAATCATGA
- a CDS encoding nitronate monooxygenase gives MNKSIVDLFKSITPIIQAPMAGVTNPKLVAAVSNSGAMGSFGFAYSTVEKIYSDLKEVRNLTKQPINTNFFIFKELQTPTESDYKQAIEILQSLPITNSIEYSIPSPPFFPELEEQLEPIWEYKPELLTFHFGIPPKHVIKKAHLLGMQVGVTATCLDEAQAIENSGVDFIVAQGIEAGGHRGTFDATGENDTKLSTIDLLKSLTSHCRIPIISAGGIMEGKDINNALNNGALAVQMGTAFLCCDEAGKSSLYRDAIRAQKERDTAYTNGFSGRWAQGIKNEFIKLMDKQFVLPFPFQNLITGSLRSFAETNNDIEYQSLWAGQEYKKIRVLPANKLIAELIKQMKNANTV, from the coding sequence TTGAATAAAAGTATTGTTGATTTATTTAAAAGCATCACACCTATAATTCAAGCACCAATGGCTGGTGTTACTAATCCTAAATTAGTAGCTGCAGTTTCAAATTCTGGTGCTATGGGTAGTTTTGGATTTGCATATAGTACTGTAGAAAAGATTTATTCAGATTTAAAGGAAGTAAGAAACCTTACAAAACAACCAATCAATACTAATTTTTTTATTTTTAAAGAATTACAAACTCCAACTGAAAGCGATTACAAACAAGCTATAGAAATCTTACAGAGCTTACCTATAACTAATTCTATTGAATACTCTATACCTTCGCCTCCATTTTTTCCTGAATTAGAGGAACAACTTGAACCTATATGGGAATATAAACCTGAGTTATTAACATTCCATTTTGGTATACCACCAAAACATGTAATTAAGAAAGCGCATTTACTAGGTATGCAGGTTGGAGTAACAGCTACTTGTTTAGATGAAGCACAAGCAATTGAAAATTCTGGTGTCGATTTTATAGTAGCACAAGGAATTGAAGCTGGAGGGCATAGAGGTACTTTTGATGCAACTGGTGAAAATGATACAAAATTGAGTACCATAGATTTACTAAAATCTTTGACTTCTCATTGTAGAATACCGATTATTTCTGCCGGCGGGATAATGGAAGGAAAAGATATTAATAATGCTCTAAATAATGGTGCACTGGCTGTTCAAATGGGTACAGCATTTCTATGCTGCGATGAGGCCGGTAAAAGTTCTTTATATAGAGATGCTATCCGCGCCCAAAAAGAAAGAGATACAGCATATACAAATGGATTTTCAGGTAGATGGGCACAAGGTATTAAGAATGAATTCATTAAATTAATGGATAAACAATTTGTTTTACCATTTCCTTTTCAAAATTTAATTACAGGTTCATTAAGATCATTTGCTGAAACTAACAATGATATAGAATATCAAAGTCTTTGGGCGGGGCAAGAATATAAAAAGATACGTGTATTACCAGCAAATAAATTGATAGCTGAATTAATTAAACAAATGAAAAATGCTAATACTGTTTAA
- a CDS encoding sulfite exporter TauE/SafE family protein, whose protein sequence is MTYLDIGILSVSSFVTSALTAVVGAGGGTALIAIMLQIMHPSVAIPIHGIQQLSSNTTRVILFWKQMSWPIILRFSLLMPIGVWMGLKVFQGLPVEIIQILIGSFILFSLAIQQLAKNRNKDFPLWGFYPLGLITGALNMLVGVIAPILGVLVIRKELSKESIVGTLGFFGFIGNLLKIIGFTIVGFSFMKYSLAIICVIPSGILGTYIGRIGLSKLNEKYFLILFRIVLIILAIKLIAIDGLEIDKLV, encoded by the coding sequence ATAACTTATTTAGACATAGGAATACTATCTGTATCATCATTTGTCACCTCTGCATTAACTGCAGTAGTGGGCGCAGGGGGAGGAACTGCATTGATCGCGATTATGCTACAGATTATGCATCCATCCGTTGCTATCCCAATTCATGGAATCCAGCAACTAAGTTCGAATACAACTAGGGTTATATTATTTTGGAAACAGATGTCATGGCCTATTATTCTTCGATTCTCACTATTAATGCCTATAGGAGTTTGGATGGGGTTGAAAGTTTTTCAAGGATTACCAGTAGAAATTATTCAAATACTCATCGGATCTTTTATTTTATTTTCTCTTGCGATACAACAGTTAGCTAAAAATAGAAATAAAGACTTTCCTCTTTGGGGATTTTATCCATTGGGATTAATTACAGGAGCTTTAAATATGTTAGTAGGTGTAATTGCTCCTATTTTAGGCGTGTTAGTGATTAGAAAAGAATTATCTAAAGAATCTATTGTTGGAACCTTAGGATTTTTTGGCTTTATAGGGAATCTACTAAAAATTATTGGATTTACAATAGTTGGTTTCAGTTTTATGAAATATTCATTAGCAATAATTTGCGTAATTCCTTCAGGGATATTAGGGACTTATATAGGACGTATAGGTTTAAGTAAACTTAATGAAAAGTACTTTTTAATATTATTCAGGATAGTTCTTATTATTTTAGCAATTAAGCTTATTGCTATTGATGGATTAGAAATAGATAAATTGGTATGA
- a CDS encoding GNAT family N-acetyltransferase — translation MYKIQLASIDDITQLSQFAGKTFSDTFRHYKQEDLQNHLEKTCSEKYFTNQINNSNNKTIIIKEDNIIIAYAKYGKLELPVNNPVYPGNELHRLYVDPNKKHSGIGSQLIKYVFDKSIEEKNKSIYLGVYNDNKIAIQFYQKHGFQKIGEYNYFVGPHIDREHIMQKIL, via the coding sequence ATGTACAAAATACAACTAGCTTCTATTGACGATATAACACAACTATCACAATTTGCAGGTAAAACATTTAGTGATACTTTCAGACATTACAAACAAGAAGATCTACAAAACCATCTTGAGAAAACCTGTTCAGAAAAATACTTCACGAACCAAATAAACAACTCCAACAATAAAACTATAATTATAAAAGAAGATAATATAATTATTGCATATGCTAAGTACGGGAAACTAGAATTACCAGTTAATAATCCTGTATATCCAGGTAATGAATTGCATAGACTATATGTTGATCCTAATAAAAAACATTCTGGTATTGGAAGCCAACTAATTAAATACGTTTTTGATAAATCGATTGAAGAAAAAAATAAATCGATTTATCTAGGAGTTTATAACGATAATAAAATTGCAATCCAATTTTATCAAAAACATGGCTTTCAAAAAATAGGAGAGTATAATTATTTTGTAGGACCACATATTGATCGAGAACACATCATGCAAAAAATACTATAG
- a CDS encoding MFS transporter has product MQNPQYSYYRWVIQSILFLIQIGLGLNFMAPSPLFLSIMENYDINKGIVGLLISSVTFVMALFLLPGGFLISKISSKNAMILSGSLMSSGLLLPFVDSFIIIILLRILFGIGAAISIPTTSAITMEWFKPKELSIMNGINESGRALGVSLGVLLAIPIANGVGWNTTLFFYSMIPAFATLCWTIGGRTSKNKVNKTHFSMRENLPFIFNRNVLLLALGTIGPLTLFVGYSAWLPTYYNEFKDMTLAEAGSIVSIIPLINAISNPISGVILSKFYSRKLLLISSGTVLPLFAFGSVFGASEILLIISVAGIGMFMSIFIVSIITIPMELPYVDASKVGIVTAAILTTGNFASVVSPIFIGTFTDYTGSYIPALIIIALMPLTLVIPGCFLKISKSQ; this is encoded by the coding sequence ATGCAAAATCCACAATATAGTTACTACCGATGGGTAATTCAGTCCATTTTATTCCTAATACAAATTGGACTTGGTTTAAATTTTATGGCACCTTCCCCCTTATTTCTTTCAATTATGGAAAATTATGACATTAATAAAGGAATAGTTGGTTTATTAATATCTTCTGTGACTTTTGTAATGGCTTTATTTCTATTACCAGGGGGTTTTTTAATTTCCAAAATAAGTTCCAAAAATGCAATGATCTTAAGTGGAAGTTTAATGTCTTCAGGTCTGTTACTTCCATTTGTAGACTCCTTCATAATAATAATCTTATTAAGAATTTTATTTGGTATTGGGGCTGCTATTTCTATACCAACTACTAGTGCAATTACTATGGAATGGTTCAAACCCAAAGAATTATCAATTATGAATGGAATCAATGAATCAGGTCGAGCTTTGGGTGTTTCATTGGGGGTATTATTAGCGATACCTATCGCTAATGGTGTAGGATGGAATACGACCTTGTTTTTTTATAGCATGATACCTGCTTTTGCTACTCTTTGTTGGACAATCGGTGGTCGTACTTCAAAAAACAAAGTAAATAAAACTCATTTTTCTATGCGTGAAAATTTACCGTTCATTTTTAACCGTAATGTATTATTACTTGCATTAGGAACTATTGGGCCCCTTACACTTTTTGTTGGATATAGTGCATGGTTACCAACGTACTATAATGAATTTAAAGATATGACTTTAGCTGAAGCAGGGTCAATAGTATCAATCATCCCTTTAATCAATGCAATATCAAATCCAATAAGTGGAGTGATTTTATCTAAATTTTATAGTCGTAAATTACTATTGATATCATCAGGAACAGTTTTACCTTTATTTGCTTTTGGATCAGTATTTGGTGCAAGTGAAATACTTCTAATAATAAGTGTTGCAGGTATTGGAATGTTTATGTCGATATTTATCGTAAGTATCATTACGATACCTATGGAACTTCCATATGTCGATGCCTCAAAAGTTGGAATAGTTACAGCGGCAATACTCACAACAGGTAATTTTGCCTCAGTGGTATCTCCAATTTTTATAGGAACTTTCACCGATTATACTGGATCATATATTCCTGCTCTGATAATAATAGCTTTAATGCCACTAACCTTAGTAATACCTGGATGTTTTTTAAAAATATCTAAATCTCAATAA
- a CDS encoding MBL fold metallo-hydrolase translates to MSQAKYAELVLLGTGGGPRIWAARSQPASAIIVDGIVYIVDAGNGVTVQLAKAGIDTNAIKSVFITHNHSDHVADYGTLLLRTWQSGHKGPINCFGPPPLKKMTNAYIDYMDWDINLRIQHEGRPDFRSMLNVSEIRDNTTVYQDSNVKVDCLKVPHGEADPSFAYRFEIDNKVIVFSGDTSKSEELINFSSQADILVHEVINLQGVDAIVKNTYPGNEAFRNHIIEGHTSMAEVGEVARKAEVKTLVLNHFVPTGSPVLDKEEIWLAGVGENFEGSIIVGTDLKKIPI, encoded by the coding sequence ATGTCACAGGCAAAATACGCTGAATTGGTCTTACTTGGTACAGGAGGTGGTCCTAGAATATGGGCAGCCCGTTCTCAGCCTGCTAGTGCGATAATTGTAGACGGTATTGTCTATATTGTTGATGCAGGAAATGGTGTAACTGTTCAGCTGGCAAAAGCTGGAATAGACACCAATGCAATAAAATCAGTATTCATAACACATAATCATTCAGATCATGTTGCTGATTATGGGACTCTACTCTTACGAACCTGGCAGAGTGGCCATAAAGGACCTATAAATTGTTTTGGACCTCCGCCACTCAAAAAAATGACTAATGCATACATAGACTATATGGATTGGGATATTAATCTGAGAATTCAACATGAAGGTAGACCTGATTTCAGATCTATGCTGAATGTGTCTGAAATTAGAGACAATACTACAGTTTATCAAGACTCAAATGTAAAGGTGGATTGTTTAAAAGTGCCTCATGGAGAGGCTGATCCTTCTTTCGCATATCGTTTTGAAATTGACAATAAGGTAATAGTCTTTTCAGGAGACACCTCAAAAAGCGAAGAACTAATAAATTTTTCTTCACAAGCGGACATACTTGTACATGAAGTCATAAATCTCCAAGGTGTAGATGCAATTGTCAAAAATACCTACCCTGGTAATGAAGCATTTAGGAATCATATAATTGAGGGACATACCTCGATGGCAGAAGTAGGTGAGGTTGCAAGGAAAGCAGAGGTAAAAACTTTGGTTCTCAATCATTTTGTGCCGACAGGGTCGCCAGTATTGGACAAAGAAGAAATTTGGTTAGCTGGTGTAGGTGAAAACTTTGAAGGATCAATAATTGTAGGAACAGATTTAAAAAAGATACCAATTTAA